A window of Streptomyces gilvosporeus contains these coding sequences:
- a CDS encoding PASTA domain-containing protein produces MKKTVVTAALALSAGIALAIPAQAHTGLDPHTGTMPDVKGKDLVTAYQTLHYDLRVRFSDGLGKGRHVLWPAAWKVCDQQPAAGAHMAGPHMDELKITLTVVKEDERCSTPRGANRHRGSGSHRAIGREWA; encoded by the coding sequence TGTCCGCGGGCATCGCCCTGGCCATTCCCGCCCAGGCCCACACCGGCCTCGACCCCCACACCGGCACGATGCCGGACGTGAAGGGCAAGGACCTGGTCACCGCGTACCAGACCCTCCACTACGACCTCCGCGTCCGCTTCTCGGACGGGCTCGGCAAGGGCCGCCATGTGCTGTGGCCCGCCGCATGGAAGGTGTGCGACCAGCAGCCGGCCGCGGGGGCCCATATGGCGGGGCCCCATATGGACGAGCTGAAGATCACGCTGACCGTGGTGAAGGAGGACGAGCGGTGCAGCACCCCCAGGGGCGCCAACCGCCACCGGGGCAGCGGCAGCCACCGGGCGATCGGCAGAGAATGGGCATAG